One genomic region from Paramicrobacterium agarici encodes:
- a CDS encoding alpha/beta fold hydrolase, translating into MVTLPTSLPGLDARYSHTLAVPGRGADRGRTRTWHYLDNAAELADRDVEPVGTILAVHGNPTWSYLWRTIVAAGAERSWRVVAVDQLDMGYSERTTAHRPLRQRIDDLSAFTEALELSGRIVTLGHDWGGVISLGWALEHRADLAGVALLNTAVHQPEGVAIPAPLRLAGARGVLAAGTATTTAFLDVTLALAHPPLESAVAEAYRAPYDDASRRRGIREFVADIPAATDHESRGTLDAIADGITTLDVPALLLWGPRDPIFSDRYLADLIERMPHADVHRFEGAGHLIAEDAAYASAVLNWLGETLHTPTEQLPTDAAEDDASFVPLWDQLEKHRDDSSLAVTDMSVSSEPVQVSWAMLSRRVRQLASGLHHLGVRRGDRVSLLVQPGPTLTAVVYACLRIGAVVVVADAGLGVTGLSRAIRGARPDVIVGDARALSAARALRWPGTRISTARLPRGAAALLGVEHTLRDVADAGRDEQLPPEPRAHDDAAVLFTSGSTGPAKGVVYTHAQLAAMRDIIAQHFDVTADAGLVTGFAPFALLGPALGTRSVTPEMDISAPRTLTARAVAAAVRASDSRIVFLSPAAILNVVATAGELTASDRSALDDVHTFISTGAPISERLLASTAELMPNATPHTPYGMTECLLVTDITLDGIRDATARADRGVCVGVPIGGNSALISALDDDGNATGAASAQPGVLGEIVISAPHLKQRYDRLWLTDRAATRDVPADGRWHRTGDIGHLDADGRLWVEGRLQHVIVTSDGPVAPVGPEQDLERVDDVRRAAVVGVGPHGLRQAVAVIENVAGARSPRIADTALAERLRAATSLPLVAVFEVPRLPTDIRHNSKIDRSRLSAWAERMLSGQRLETP; encoded by the coding sequence GTGGTGACGCTGCCCACATCATTGCCAGGACTCGACGCGAGGTACAGCCACACGCTCGCGGTTCCCGGTCGCGGCGCCGATCGAGGGCGCACCCGCACGTGGCACTACCTCGACAACGCCGCCGAGCTCGCCGACCGAGACGTGGAACCGGTCGGCACCATCCTCGCCGTGCATGGAAACCCGACGTGGTCGTACCTCTGGCGGACAATTGTCGCCGCAGGAGCCGAGCGTTCGTGGCGCGTCGTCGCCGTCGACCAGCTCGACATGGGCTATTCCGAGCGCACCACGGCCCACCGCCCACTGCGGCAGCGCATCGACGATCTCTCGGCGTTCACCGAAGCTCTCGAACTCTCCGGCCGGATCGTGACGCTCGGCCACGACTGGGGCGGCGTGATCTCGCTCGGCTGGGCGCTCGAGCATCGCGCTGATCTCGCGGGCGTCGCCCTGCTCAATACCGCCGTGCACCAGCCGGAGGGCGTTGCGATTCCCGCGCCGCTGCGTCTCGCCGGCGCGCGCGGCGTACTCGCGGCGGGCACAGCGACAACGACGGCGTTTCTCGACGTCACGCTCGCACTCGCCCATCCGCCGCTTGAGAGCGCTGTCGCCGAGGCCTACCGGGCACCGTACGACGATGCTTCCCGGCGACGCGGCATTCGCGAGTTCGTCGCCGACATTCCCGCGGCCACCGATCACGAGAGTCGCGGAACGCTTGACGCCATCGCCGACGGCATCACGACGCTCGATGTGCCAGCCCTGCTGCTCTGGGGTCCGCGCGATCCCATCTTCAGCGACCGCTATCTGGCCGATCTGATCGAGCGGATGCCGCACGCCGACGTTCACCGGTTCGAGGGCGCCGGTCATCTCATCGCCGAGGACGCCGCGTACGCGAGCGCCGTGCTGAACTGGCTCGGCGAGACGCTGCATACGCCGACCGAGCAGTTGCCGACGGATGCCGCCGAAGACGACGCGTCGTTCGTGCCGCTCTGGGATCAGCTGGAGAAGCATCGCGACGATTCGTCGCTCGCCGTCACGGACATGTCGGTGAGCTCTGAGCCCGTGCAGGTCAGCTGGGCGATGCTCTCTCGGCGCGTGCGGCAGCTGGCCTCGGGACTCCATCATCTGGGCGTGCGCCGCGGCGACCGCGTGTCGCTTCTGGTGCAGCCGGGGCCGACGCTCACGGCTGTCGTCTACGCCTGCCTGCGCATCGGAGCCGTCGTGGTCGTTGCCGACGCCGGTCTCGGCGTCACCGGGTTGAGCCGTGCGATCCGAGGAGCGCGGCCCGATGTCATTGTCGGGGATGCTCGAGCGCTCAGTGCTGCCCGCGCGCTGCGCTGGCCCGGAACGCGCATCTCGACGGCGCGACTGCCGCGAGGGGCGGCCGCCCTGCTCGGCGTCGAGCACACGCTGCGTGATGTCGCAGACGCCGGACGCGACGAGCAGCTGCCGCCCGAGCCTCGGGCGCACGACGACGCCGCCGTGCTGTTCACGTCGGGGTCGACGGGGCCAGCGAAGGGCGTCGTGTACACGCACGCGCAGCTCGCCGCCATGCGCGACATCATCGCGCAGCATTTCGACGTGACCGCCGACGCCGGACTCGTCACGGGCTTCGCGCCCTTCGCCCTGCTGGGACCGGCGCTCGGCACGCGGTCGGTGACTCCCGAGATGGACATCAGCGCACCGCGCACGCTCACCGCCAGGGCCGTCGCCGCCGCCGTGCGCGCCTCCGACTCCCGCATCGTCTTTCTCTCTCCGGCCGCGATTCTCAACGTGGTCGCGACAGCCGGCGAGCTGACAGCATCCGATCGCTCTGCTCTTGACGACGTGCACACGTTCATCTCGACCGGTGCTCCCATTAGCGAACGGCTGCTCGCCTCGACGGCAGAGCTCATGCCGAATGCCACGCCGCATACGCCATACGGCATGACGGAGTGCCTGCTCGTCACAGACATCACGCTTGACGGCATTCGCGACGCCACCGCTCGTGCTGATCGAGGAGTGTGCGTCGGAGTGCCGATCGGCGGCAACAGTGCGCTGATCAGCGCTCTCGACGACGACGGAAACGCCACGGGCGCAGCATCCGCTCAACCGGGAGTGCTCGGCGAGATCGTCATTTCGGCGCCGCACCTCAAGCAGCGGTACGACCGGCTCTGGCTCACCGATCGTGCCGCGACGCGCGACGTTCCCGCCGACGGGCGCTGGCACCGCACGGGAGACATCGGGCACCTCGACGCCGACGGACGGCTCTGGGTCGAGGGCCGGCTGCAGCACGTCATCGTCACGTCGGACGGCCCGGTTGCGCCGGTCGGGCCGGAGCAAGACCTCGAGCGCGTCGACGATGTGCGCCGCGCCGCCGTGGTGGGCGTCGGGCCGCACGGTCTTCGGCAGGCCGTCGCCGTCATTGAGAACGTTGCGGGTGCGCGCAGCCCGCGCATCGCCGACACGGCGCTCGCCGAACGCCTGCGCGCCGCAACGTCGCTGCCGCTCGTCGCGGTGTTCGAGGTGCCGCGCCTGCCGACAGACATTCGCCACAACTCGAAGATCGACAGATCGCGCTTGTCGGCCTGGGCAGAGCGGATGCTGTCAGGCCAGCGTCTGGAGACGCCATGA
- a CDS encoding GuaB3 family IMP dehydrogenase-related protein: MSQETEIGRAKRARTTFSFDDVAIVPSRRTRDPEDVSTAWTIDAYTFDTPFIAAPMDSVVSPRTAIMMGQLGGLGVLDLEGLWTRYENPEPILDEIRSMPADAVVARMQELYAEPIKAELITARLEEIRESGVTVAGSLSPQRTQEFYQTVVDAGVDLFVIRGTTVSAEHVSQNQEPLNLKKFIYELDVPVIVGGAATYTAALHLMRTGAAGVLVGFGGGAASTTRNTLGIHAPMATAVADVAGARRDYLDESGGRYVHVIADGGLGTSGDIVKAIACGADAVMLGTTLARASDAPGGGFHWGAEAHHSKLPRGNRVEVGTTGTLEEIIYGPATTPDGTANLLGALKRSMATTGYSDLKEFQRVEVVVAPYRLR, encoded by the coding sequence GTGAGCCAAGAAACCGAAATCGGCCGCGCCAAGCGGGCACGCACCACATTCTCGTTCGACGATGTCGCCATCGTGCCGTCGCGACGCACACGTGACCCCGAAGACGTCTCAACGGCATGGACGATCGACGCCTACACCTTTGACACGCCCTTCATCGCCGCACCGATGGACTCCGTCGTGTCACCGCGCACCGCGATCATGATGGGACAGCTCGGCGGACTCGGCGTTCTCGACCTCGAAGGACTCTGGACCCGTTACGAGAACCCCGAGCCGATTCTCGACGAGATCCGCAGCATGCCCGCCGACGCGGTCGTCGCCCGCATGCAGGAGCTCTACGCCGAGCCGATCAAGGCTGAGCTCATCACGGCACGACTCGAGGAGATTCGCGAATCCGGCGTCACCGTGGCGGGCTCGCTGTCGCCTCAGCGCACGCAGGAGTTCTACCAGACCGTCGTCGACGCGGGCGTCGACCTCTTCGTCATTCGCGGAACGACAGTCTCTGCCGAGCACGTCTCGCAGAACCAGGAGCCCCTCAACCTCAAGAAGTTCATCTACGAACTCGACGTTCCCGTGATCGTCGGGGGAGCGGCAACGTACACGGCCGCACTGCATCTCATGCGTACGGGCGCGGCGGGCGTGCTCGTCGGGTTCGGTGGCGGTGCCGCATCGACAACGCGCAACACCCTCGGCATCCACGCCCCCATGGCGACCGCCGTCGCCGACGTCGCCGGCGCTCGCCGCGACTACCTCGACGAGTCGGGCGGCCGCTACGTTCACGTCATCGCCGACGGCGGACTCGGCACCTCAGGCGACATCGTCAAGGCCATCGCGTGCGGCGCCGACGCCGTCATGCTGGGCACGACGCTGGCTCGAGCGAGCGACGCCCCTGGCGGCGGCTTCCATTGGGGAGCCGAGGCGCACCACTCCAAGCTGCCCCGCGGCAACCGCGTTGAGGTGGGCACGACCGGCACGCTCGAAGAGATCATCTACGGACCCGCGACAACGCCCGACGGCACGGCGAACCTGCTCGGGGCGCTCAAGCGCTCCATGGCGACAACGGGATACAGCGACCTCAAGGAGTTTCAGCGCGTCGAGGTAGTTGTCGCGCCGTACCGACTGCGTTAG
- a CDS encoding BadF/BadG/BcrA/BcrD ATPase family protein gives MPVGIDIGGTKTHIAFRDSNGSVRDDVFPSAHWRRGGLFGDSENANRLVGALRALSGDADPGALAIGAHGCDTPADCARFERLMEAAYGRDVTVVNDAQLLVPAAGHDAGLAVIVGTGSIVVGSSPAEPMLVSGGHGWLFGDPGSAPGIVRESVKHVLQGRDQNAGSDLLTRRLTDFYDVNDVTGLIYTLSVTPEIEVWGAAAPLVFEAADDGSEVAALVISQAAESLVGDVLNVYQRGAVGSAIVCAGGVVTNQPRLFDAFRDRIAEVRPEASVELLKTPPVLGALALADSTTHPLRDDEPNRLLT, from the coding sequence GTGCCCGTTGGCATCGATATCGGTGGAACCAAGACCCACATCGCGTTCCGCGACTCGAACGGGAGCGTACGCGATGACGTGTTCCCCAGTGCACACTGGCGGCGAGGAGGGCTCTTCGGCGATTCAGAGAACGCGAATCGTCTTGTCGGTGCACTCCGCGCGCTGAGCGGAGACGCCGACCCGGGTGCCCTGGCGATCGGCGCCCACGGGTGCGACACTCCCGCCGATTGCGCGCGCTTCGAGCGTCTCATGGAAGCCGCCTACGGGCGCGACGTCACTGTCGTCAACGATGCCCAGCTGCTCGTTCCTGCTGCAGGCCACGATGCCGGGCTCGCCGTCATCGTCGGAACAGGATCGATCGTCGTCGGCTCCTCCCCCGCCGAGCCCATGCTCGTCTCTGGTGGGCACGGATGGCTCTTCGGCGACCCAGGAAGCGCCCCCGGGATCGTGAGGGAATCGGTGAAGCACGTTCTCCAAGGTCGCGACCAGAACGCAGGCAGCGATCTGCTCACTCGACGGCTCACCGATTTCTACGACGTCAATGACGTGACAGGGCTGATCTATACGCTCTCCGTCACGCCGGAGATCGAGGTTTGGGGCGCTGCCGCGCCACTCGTATTCGAGGCGGCCGACGATGGTTCCGAGGTCGCTGCCCTGGTGATCTCCCAGGCGGCTGAAAGCCTGGTGGGGGACGTTCTGAACGTCTATCAGCGCGGGGCTGTCGGGAGCGCGATCGTCTGCGCAGGCGGAGTCGTGACGAACCAGCCGCGGCTCTTCGACGCCTTCCGCGATCGCATTGCGGAGGTCCGGCCGGAGGCGAGTGTGGAGCTCCTGAAGACACCGCCCGTCCTCGGCGCACTCGCGCTAGCTGATTCGACTACCCACCCGCTCCGGGACGATGAACCGAACCGTCTCCTCACGTGA
- a CDS encoding ROK family transcriptional regulator produces the protein MRPATHKASTATSNTVSRVNRTAIIEALRNRGPLSRQQIGEATGLSPATVNRLTANLIDEGLVARQGQIPSTGGRPSVLLSYTGNKQLVACIQMRADSSRGALIDFDSHFVHRIDVSFEDLPPAGAPTDIETDERVTRTLALLDELIETADERGTPCVSVGVSVPGVVMQPEGRVAHLPEMGWPEFPLKKLFAARTELPIVMENDANALAVGELQHGAGRGVRSLVAVHLENGLGAGIISNGRIHHGYRFEAGEIGYLLMEPASLEKSYSVLGDLEDRVGSVALTRKARSRGLDVPEGHLLMADEIFDRAVQGEAVAVEMTSEILDMVAIAIGAMSIILDPEVIVLGSGLASHVDMAIPAIEERLAGRIIRVPHLEPATFVDDGVLVGIAELAALEVRGFTYVAG, from the coding sequence ATGCGGCCAGCGACACACAAGGCGTCGACGGCGACGAGCAACACGGTCTCGCGGGTGAACCGCACGGCGATCATCGAGGCGCTCCGCAATCGGGGTCCGCTCTCGCGCCAGCAGATAGGCGAAGCCACCGGCCTCAGCCCGGCGACAGTGAACCGGCTCACGGCGAACCTGATCGACGAGGGCCTTGTCGCGCGCCAGGGACAGATTCCGTCGACGGGCGGCCGTCCCTCCGTTCTGCTGAGTTATACCGGAAACAAGCAACTCGTCGCGTGCATTCAGATGCGAGCCGATTCCTCCCGGGGCGCTCTCATCGACTTCGACTCGCACTTCGTCCACCGCATCGATGTCAGTTTCGAGGATCTTCCACCAGCGGGAGCACCGACCGACATCGAAACAGATGAACGCGTCACCCGCACGCTCGCACTTCTCGATGAGCTCATCGAGACAGCCGACGAACGTGGCACGCCGTGCGTGAGCGTCGGAGTCTCGGTTCCCGGCGTCGTCATGCAACCTGAGGGTCGCGTTGCTCACCTTCCCGAAATGGGCTGGCCCGAGTTTCCCTTGAAGAAACTGTTCGCAGCGCGCACGGAGCTTCCGATCGTGATGGAGAATGACGCGAACGCCCTCGCCGTCGGCGAGCTGCAGCACGGCGCCGGTCGCGGAGTAAGGAGCCTTGTCGCGGTCCACCTCGAGAACGGCCTCGGCGCCGGCATCATCAGCAATGGTCGGATTCACCATGGGTACCGGTTCGAAGCGGGTGAGATCGGGTACCTGCTCATGGAACCCGCATCACTCGAGAAGTCGTACTCCGTCCTTGGCGATCTCGAGGACCGCGTCGGTTCCGTTGCACTCACCCGGAAGGCCCGATCACGCGGTCTCGACGTTCCCGAGGGGCATCTGCTGATGGCAGACGAGATTTTCGATCGTGCGGTGCAGGGCGAAGCAGTCGCTGTCGAGATGACCTCCGAGATCCTCGACATGGTGGCCATCGCCATCGGAGCGATGTCAATCATCCTCGACCCTGAGGTTATCGTCCTCGGCAGCGGCCTCGCCTCTCACGTCGACATGGCGATCCCCGCCATCGAGGAGCGACTCGCCGGCCGCATCATCCGGGTTCCCCACCTGGAGCCAGCAACATTCGTCGATGACGGAGTCCTGGTCGGAATCGCCGAACTCGCCGCCCTCGAGGTGCGCGGTTTCACGTACGTCGCCGGCTAA
- a CDS encoding glycerol-3-phosphate dehydrogenase/oxidase, translating into MSAKKTVARSKKLGLEERAEAIEEMSSKELDVLVIGGGIVGTGSAMDAVTRGLSTGLLEARDWSSGTSSRSSKLVHGGIRYLEQLDFGLVREALIERGLLLQRIAPHLVKPVRFLYPLTKPVWERLYIGAGMMLYDIFSYTGLRPPGVPHHRHLSKRQLRKSIPSLRSNAFVGGLTYYDAQVDDARYVATLARTASAYGAHVASRVRVEGFLKVGQRVVGVKAHDLETDTHFEVKAKQVVNATGVWTDETQSMVGERGQFKVRASKGIHLVVPRDRFQSTMGMILRTEKSVLFVIPWGRHWLIGTTDTDWHLDKAHPAATAADIDYLLEHVNRVLAVPLTRDDVEGVYAGLRPLLAGESDDTSKLSREHVVAHSVPGLVVVAGGKWTTYRIMAKDVIDAAADALDGKIPESTTDNISLLGAEGYQAAWNKRGKIARKFGVHKARVEHLLNRFGVLTDDILDLIRDNPELQEPLPGADDYIKAEVVYAATSEGALHIEDVLARRTRISIEAWDRGVSAAPVVAELMGDVLGWDAEKRESEVRYYLERVAAERASQEQPDDVSAERVRLEAPDISQV; encoded by the coding sequence ATGAGCGCCAAGAAGACCGTCGCACGGTCGAAGAAGCTGGGCCTGGAAGAACGCGCCGAAGCCATCGAGGAGATGAGCTCGAAGGAGCTCGACGTTCTCGTCATCGGCGGCGGAATCGTGGGCACCGGAAGTGCCATGGATGCTGTCACACGCGGTCTCTCGACGGGACTACTCGAAGCGCGTGACTGGTCGAGCGGAACGTCGAGCCGGTCGTCGAAGCTCGTTCACGGCGGCATCCGGTATCTGGAGCAGCTGGACTTCGGTCTTGTGCGCGAGGCGCTCATCGAGCGCGGTCTGCTTCTGCAGCGGATCGCGCCGCACCTCGTGAAGCCCGTGCGCTTTCTCTACCCCCTGACGAAGCCCGTGTGGGAGCGCCTGTACATCGGCGCAGGAATGATGCTGTACGACATCTTCAGCTACACGGGCCTGCGGCCGCCCGGGGTGCCGCACCACAGGCATCTGTCGAAGCGTCAGCTGCGCAAGTCGATTCCGTCGCTGCGCAGCAACGCTTTCGTCGGCGGGCTTACGTACTACGACGCCCAGGTCGACGACGCCCGCTACGTTGCGACGCTTGCACGAACGGCGTCCGCCTACGGCGCTCACGTGGCGAGCCGCGTTCGCGTCGAAGGCTTCCTCAAGGTGGGCCAGCGCGTGGTCGGCGTGAAAGCTCACGATCTCGAGACCGACACGCACTTCGAGGTCAAGGCCAAGCAGGTCGTCAACGCGACGGGTGTCTGGACCGACGAGACGCAGTCGATGGTGGGCGAGCGCGGGCAGTTCAAGGTGCGCGCGTCGAAGGGCATCCACCTCGTGGTGCCACGCGACCGCTTTCAGTCGACGATGGGCATGATCCTGCGCACGGAGAAGAGCGTGCTTTTCGTGATTCCGTGGGGCCGGCACTGGCTCATCGGCACGACCGACACCGACTGGCACCTCGACAAGGCACACCCGGCGGCGACAGCGGCAGACATCGACTATCTGCTCGAGCACGTCAACCGTGTGCTCGCCGTTCCGCTGACGCGCGACGACGTCGAGGGCGTCTACGCCGGGCTGCGGCCGCTGCTCGCGGGCGAGAGCGACGACACGTCGAAGCTCTCGCGTGAGCACGTGGTCGCTCACTCGGTTCCCGGCCTCGTCGTCGTGGCGGGCGGCAAATGGACGACGTACCGCATCATGGCGAAGGACGTGATCGATGCCGCCGCCGACGCTCTCGACGGCAAGATTCCCGAGTCGACGACCGACAACATCTCGCTCCTCGGAGCGGAGGGCTATCAGGCTGCGTGGAACAAGCGCGGCAAGATCGCCCGCAAGTTCGGCGTGCACAAGGCCCGGGTCGAGCACCTGCTCAATCGCTTCGGCGTGCTCACCGACGACATCCTCGACCTGATTCGTGACAATCCCGAGCTGCAGGAGCCGCTCCCGGGCGCCGACGACTACATCAAGGCCGAGGTCGTGTACGCGGCAACGAGCGAGGGCGCACTGCACATCGAAGACGTGCTCGCCCGCCGCACACGCATTTCGATCGAGGCATGGGACCGCGGAGTATCTGCCGCTCCCGTCGTTGCGGAGCTCATGGGCGACGTTCTCGGCTGGGACGCCGAGAAGCGCGAATCTGAGGTGAGGTACTACCTCGAGCGCGTCGCCGCAGAGCGCGCGTCGCAAGAGCAGCCAGACGACGTGTCGGCCGAGCGTGTGCGGCTGGAGGCGCCCGATATCTCGCAGGTCTGA
- a CDS encoding 3-oxoacyl-ACP synthase III encodes MSTGNATTRFTNASLLSVASTLPSRVTSSADIEIRLSSALKRLRLPGSLLERVAGVIERRNWGPGENSDDATVSAGKKAIAEAGIAASDIGLIVNTSVTRKHLEPSVAVRLHHGLGLPSSAVNFDLANACLGFVNGMSLAAGMIDSGQIRYALIVNGEDADEIQVNTVNRLLRDDVGRDGFMSEFASLTLGSGAAAAVIGPGDAHPNGHRILGGVTRAATQFHELCVGSTDGMFTDAKALLKGGLDLVVSAWKEASKEWNWGAMDRYITHQVSRVHTNAILKAAKLDQRRVPTTFPWLGNVGPASIPITLVEEKKNLSKGDRVLLMGVGSGLNTAMMELAW; translated from the coding sequence GTGAGCACCGGAAACGCAACAACCCGATTCACGAATGCCTCACTGCTGTCTGTGGCGAGCACCCTGCCGTCTCGCGTGACGAGTTCGGCGGACATCGAAATTCGGCTCTCGTCTGCATTGAAGCGACTGCGCCTTCCGGGCAGCCTCCTCGAGCGCGTCGCCGGCGTCATCGAGCGCCGCAACTGGGGTCCGGGCGAGAACTCAGACGACGCGACGGTGTCCGCGGGCAAGAAAGCGATCGCCGAGGCCGGCATCGCAGCATCCGACATCGGACTCATCGTCAACACGTCGGTCACGCGCAAGCACCTCGAGCCATCGGTGGCGGTGCGCCTGCACCACGGCCTCGGACTGCCGAGCTCGGCCGTCAACTTCGACCTGGCGAACGCGTGCCTCGGCTTCGTCAACGGCATGAGCCTCGCGGCGGGCATGATCGATTCGGGCCAGATTCGCTATGCGCTCATCGTGAATGGCGAGGATGCTGATGAGATCCAGGTGAACACCGTCAACCGTCTGCTGCGCGACGATGTCGGGCGCGACGGATTCATGAGCGAGTTCGCCTCGCTCACTCTTGGGTCGGGGGCGGCTGCCGCCGTCATCGGCCCGGGCGACGCCCACCCGAACGGGCACCGCATTCTCGGCGGCGTCACGCGCGCCGCCACCCAGTTTCACGAGTTGTGCGTCGGCAGCACCGACGGCATGTTCACCGACGCGAAGGCTCTGCTGAAGGGCGGTCTCGACCTCGTGGTTTCGGCCTGGAAAGAGGCGTCGAAAGAGTGGAACTGGGGCGCGATGGACCGCTACATCACGCACCAGGTCTCGCGCGTGCACACGAACGCGATTCTCAAGGCGGCCAAGCTCGACCAGCGGCGCGTGCCGACGACGTTCCCGTGGCTCGGCAATGTCGGGCCGGCGTCCATTCCTATCACCCTCGTCGAAGAGAAGAAGAATCTGTCGAAGGGCGATCGCGTGCTGCTCATGGGCGTCGGGTCTGGCCTGAACACGGCGATGATGGAACTGGCGTGGTGA